From one Micromonospora siamensis genomic stretch:
- a CDS encoding maleylpyruvate isomerase mycothiol-dependent enzyme family protein, protein MPLEETVPVTADDLDAALSSVVTALRPATNRNWSVPAGDLEWDCWHTAEHVGDCLLSFAGQLIARPEQRFTRFMANANQDASPAEVLEFAEVGGRLLAASVRASGPEVRAYHPAGLADPEGFAAMGCVEALVHGDDIARGLGLTLDPPRDVCARVLARLHPEQARELAGEEPWAALRWATGRIELPGRPRLAQWRWHGAPLPD, encoded by the coding sequence TTGCCCCTGGAGGAAACCGTGCCGGTCACCGCCGATGATCTCGACGCAGCCCTGTCCAGCGTCGTCACCGCCCTTCGACCGGCCACCAACCGAAACTGGTCCGTGCCGGCCGGCGACCTGGAGTGGGACTGCTGGCACACCGCCGAGCACGTCGGCGACTGCCTGCTGTCGTTCGCGGGACAGCTGATTGCCCGCCCCGAGCAGCGGTTCACCCGCTTCATGGCCAACGCCAACCAGGACGCCTCGCCCGCCGAGGTGCTGGAGTTCGCCGAGGTGGGCGGCCGGCTGCTGGCCGCCAGCGTGCGCGCATCCGGGCCGGAGGTCCGGGCCTACCACCCGGCGGGGCTGGCCGACCCGGAGGGCTTCGCCGCGATGGGATGCGTGGAGGCGCTGGTGCACGGTGACGACATCGCCCGTGGCCTCGGCCTGACCCTCGACCCGCCGCGCGACGTGTGCGCCCGGGTGCTCGCCCGCCTCCATCCCGAGCAGGCGCGGGAGCTGGCCGGGGAGGAACCGTGGGCGGCCCTGCGCTGGGCCACCGGGCGCATCGAACTGCCTGGCCGTCCCCGCCTGGCGCAGTGGCGCTGGCACGGAGCCCCGCTACCCGACTGA
- a CDS encoding toxin HicA: protein MPSIAKLVEAMRQHQQNIAYNDLYRVCEHYFGKPRQVGTSHAVFRMPWAGDPRVNIQDDKGKAKAYQVRQVLKAIDKKEAM from the coding sequence GTGCCCTCGATAGCCAAGCTCGTCGAAGCGATGCGACAGCACCAGCAGAACATCGCCTACAACGATCTCTACCGGGTGTGCGAGCACTACTTCGGCAAGCCACGGCAGGTCGGCACCTCGCATGCGGTGTTCAGGATGCCGTGGGCCGGTGACCCGCGCGTCAACATCCAGGACGACAAGGGCAAGGCAAAGGCGTACCAGGTCCGGCAAGTCCTCAAGGCGATCGACAAGAAGGAGGCCATGTGA
- a CDS encoding type II toxin-antitoxin system HicB family antitoxin encodes MQPDARPEITHYTYRVTWSADDQEFVATCAEFPSLSWLAPSQIEALKGLEDMLQQVIADMEEQGEQVPLPFAERSYSGKFNLRVGESLHRELAMQAAEDGMSLNQYVLRKLRAA; translated from the coding sequence ATGCAGCCCGACGCCCGTCCCGAGATCACGCACTACACCTACCGCGTCACCTGGTCGGCTGATGACCAGGAGTTCGTAGCCACCTGTGCCGAGTTCCCGTCGCTCTCCTGGCTGGCGCCCTCGCAGATCGAAGCCCTGAAGGGGCTGGAAGACATGTTGCAGCAGGTGATCGCCGACATGGAGGAGCAGGGCGAACAGGTTCCCCTGCCGTTCGCCGAGCGCAGCTACTCCGGCAAGTTCAACCTGCGAGTCGGGGAGAGCCTGCACCGGGAACTCGCGATGCAGGCCGCCGAGGACGGCATGAGCCTCAACCAGTACGTCCTGCGCAAGCTCCGGGCGGCATGA
- a CDS encoding maleylpyruvate isomerase N-terminal domain-containing protein yields the protein MAKTLEFPDRLRLIDDRSAAFRAAIAAAPSLDSQVPTCPEWTLFDLARHIGEGRRSWAATVAAGPTASGRSPFEGPAAPREREALVAWLAESTQQLLVALREAGPDRGCWAWWDGSQSPLTCGAVARHQLQEIAVHTYDAQATVGAAEPLPDEVALDGVEDFLFTCCATTVAWPHEPAAVDYHATEGRSWRQWVSADGSRIARLPDPAAEGEDPDTSLRATASELVLSFYGRIPTQSLKVDGDGRIFELLEAWDMED from the coding sequence GTGGCAAAGACTCTGGAGTTCCCCGACCGGCTGCGGCTGATCGACGACCGGTCGGCCGCCTTCCGCGCCGCGATCGCCGCCGCGCCCAGCCTCGACTCGCAGGTGCCCACCTGCCCCGAGTGGACGCTGTTCGACCTGGCGCGGCACATCGGCGAGGGCCGTCGCTCCTGGGCCGCCACCGTGGCCGCCGGCCCGACCGCTTCGGGCCGGTCCCCGTTCGAGGGCCCGGCCGCGCCCCGGGAGCGCGAGGCCCTGGTGGCCTGGCTGGCCGAATCGACGCAGCAACTGCTGGTCGCGTTGCGGGAGGCCGGCCCGGATCGGGGCTGCTGGGCTTGGTGGGACGGGTCGCAGTCGCCGCTGACCTGTGGTGCCGTCGCCCGGCACCAGCTCCAGGAGATCGCGGTGCACACCTACGACGCCCAAGCCACCGTGGGCGCCGCGGAGCCGCTGCCGGACGAGGTGGCGCTCGACGGCGTCGAGGACTTCCTGTTCACCTGCTGCGCGACGACGGTCGCCTGGCCCCACGAGCCCGCCGCCGTCGACTACCACGCCACCGAGGGCCGATCCTGGCGCCAGTGGGTCTCCGCCGACGGGTCACGCATCGCCCGCCTGCCGGACCCCGCCGCCGAAGGCGAGGACCCGGACACGTCCCTCCGGGCCACGGCCAGCGAGCTGGTGCTGTCCTTCTACGGCCGAATTCCGACGCAGTCCCTGAAGGTCGACGGCGACGGGCGGATCTTCGAGCTGCTGGAGGCCTGGGACATGGAGGACTAG
- a CDS encoding DivIVA domain-containing protein, with protein MRNLLRRLTRRPDTPQLAPTPTIRSGPLRPWQVRERCFNQRRHGLDPVEIRAFLHRVADELAVAQTALVAVQEENVRIKNALRTWQSAQSANRRYR; from the coding sequence GTGCGCAACCTGCTCCGCCGGCTGACCCGCCGGCCCGACACACCGCAACTCGCACCGACCCCCACGATCAGGAGCGGTCCGCTGCGCCCCTGGCAGGTGCGCGAACGCTGCTTCAACCAGCGCCGGCACGGTCTCGACCCGGTCGAGATCCGCGCCTTCCTGCACCGGGTCGCCGACGAACTGGCGGTCGCGCAGACCGCCCTGGTCGCGGTCCAGGAGGAGAACGTACGCATCAAGAACGCCCTGCGTACGTGGCAGAGCGCCCAGTCGGCGAACCGCCGCTACCGATGA
- a CDS encoding winged helix-turn-helix domain-containing protein has translation MDELLDDLRRKIKDGTYPPGSQLPAGRVLADSYDVSHSTIQRAIATLREQGVLVGRPGRGVFVAEAPRR, from the coding sequence ATGGACGAACTGCTCGACGACCTGCGGAGGAAGATCAAGGACGGGACGTACCCACCGGGAAGCCAGCTGCCTGCGGGTCGGGTGCTCGCCGACTCGTACGACGTCTCGCACTCGACCATCCAGCGGGCGATCGCAACGCTGCGAGAGCAGGGGGTGCTGGTGGGCCGGCCGGGTCGCGGTGTCTTCGTCGCAGAGGCCCCACGGCGTTGA
- a CDS encoding IS5 family transposase (programmed frameshift): protein MVRRGELTDEAWAVIAPLLPEPGGARGRWRDHRQVINGILWKLRTGAPWRDLPERFGPWKTCHERLRRWTADGTWDRILAAAQVHDDGTPVQWTISIDSSIVRAHQHAAGTRKKGGSPASPATPGTQDGEAIGRSRGGLSTKIHLAVDGRGRPLSILLTPGQAGDNPQLLALLDAIRVNEPGPGRPRKRPDVLIADKGYAHDSTRRALRQRGIRHVIPERSDQVARRATKGSAGGRPPAFDKAVYRKRNVVERCFNRLKQWRDLATRYAKRASLYRASLVLIAAIIWLP, encoded by the exons GCGGTGCGCGGGGGCGGTGGCGGGATCACCGCCAGGTCATCAACGGGATCTTGTGGAAGCTGCGTACGGGTGCGCCGTGGCGTGACCTGCCGGAACGCTTCGGGCCATGGAAGACCTGCCACGAACGGCTGCGCCGGTGGACCGCTGACGGAACGTGGGATCGGATTCTCGCGGCGGCGCAGGTCCACGACGACGGCACACCTGTGCAGTGGACGATCAGCATCGACTCGTCGATCGTGCGGGCACACCAGCATGCCGCTGGCACCCGCAAAAAAG GGGGCTCCCCGGCAAGTCCGGCGACACCTGGTACGCAAGATGGCGAGGCCATCGGCCGATCCCGTGGCGGACTGAGCACGAAAATCCACCTGGCTGTCGACGGACGCGGCCGGCCGTTGTCGATCCTGCTCACCCCGGGCCAGGCCGGCGACAACCCCCAACTACTGGCACTGCTGGACGCGATCCGCGTCAACGAACCCGGACCCGGTCGGCCCCGCAAGCGCCCCGACGTGCTGATCGCCGACAAGGGCTACGCGCATGACTCGACGCGCCGAGCCCTGCGGCAGCGAGGAATCCGGCACGTCATCCCTGAACGGTCAGACCAAGTCGCCCGCCGGGCCACCAAGGGCAGCGCCGGCGGAAGGCCACCGGCCTTCGACAAAGCGGTCTACCGCAAGCGCAACGTCGTTGAACGCTGCTTCAACCGGCTCAAGCAGTGGCGTGACCTCGCCACCCGCTACGCCAAACGCGCATCCCTCTACCGGGCCAGCCTCGTCCTCATCGCCGCCATCATCTGGCTTCCTTGA